A single region of the Oncorhynchus keta strain PuntledgeMale-10-30-2019 chromosome 4, Oket_V2, whole genome shotgun sequence genome encodes:
- the LOC118369687 gene encoding myotubularin-related protein 6 isoform X1, with amino-acid sequence MEHIRTPKSLTELTDRHPVELPSATLVAGRQRETFSKRENRLFVYIQSRVLNDVIKVEQVRLLDRFSNKSTSGTLHLTATHLIFVESNADAAQEIWILHHHIGSVEKLSLTTSGCPLVIQCRNFRVVHFVVQRERDCHDIYSSLLRLLRPVSYEELYAFSYNPKQNEQQREEGWQLIDLGAEFERMGVPCDQWQLTDVNRNYKICETYPRDLYVPITASKPIIVGSSKFRSKGRFPVLTYFYQEKKAAVCRCSQPLSGFSARCLEDESMLQAISKANHNSRFVYVMDTRPKLNAMANRAAGKGYENEDNYSNIRFQFVGIENIHVMRTSLQKLLEVVGTRSLSVNDYLLGLESSGWLRHVKAVVDAAIFLTKAVTVEGASVLVHCSDGWDRTAQVCSLGALLMDPYYRTIKGFMVLIEKDWISFGHKFADRCDQLDGEPKEVSPVFTQFLECVWQLTEQFPQAFEFSEWLLLQIHEHVHSCQYGNFLANNQRRREELQLKDRTHSLWAFLLSEGQNYLNPAYCHTYAGTHPVLEPSTLPCHLKFWRNMYHQFDRSMHPRQSVLKNVLTLKESNRQLEDTIMKLEARLQKHGISPPTPDPQAPPKDQRTLLNHTRPHSLILAAPLSLKEAQHQEEVGEEAKKCCSDTERTVEGSSGSERKESYGDLQGTYGAKVEPAVVSLEFGVARMTC; translated from the exons TCCTTGACTGAGTTGACTGATCGCCATCCTGTGGAGTTGCCTAGCGCCACGCTGGttgctgggagacagagagagaccttttcaaagagagagaataggCTATTTGTCTATATTCAGTCAAGGGTTCTAAATGATGTCATTAAG GTGGAGCAGGTGCGTCTGTTGGATCGTTTCAGTAACAAGTCGACCAGCGGGACGCTGCACCTGACGGCTACACACCTCATCTTCGTGGAGAGCAATGCCGACGCCGCCCAGGAGATCTGG ATCCTGCACCACCACATCGGGTCAGTGGAGAAGCTGTCGTTGACCACCAGCGGTTGTCCCCTGGTCATCCAGTGTCGTAACTTCAGAGTGGTCCACTTTgtggtccagagagagagagactgtcacgACATCTACAGCTCACTGCTCAGACTGCTACGGCCAG tATCCTATGAGGAGCTCTATGCGTTCTCTTACAACCCCAAGCAGAAtgagcagcagagagaggagggctggcagCTCATTGACCTGGGGGCAGAGTTTGAGAGGATGGGCGTCCCCTGCGACCAATGGCAACTCACTGATGTCAACAGGAACTACAAG atatgtgagaCGTATCCCAGGGACCTGTATGTGCCCATCACAGCCAGTAAGCCCATCATCGTCGGCAGCTCCAAGTTCAGGAGCAAAGGACGCTTCCCTGTCCTCACATACTTCTACCAGGAGAAGAAG GCAGCGGTGTGTCGGTGCAGCCAGCCTCTCTCTGGGTTTAGCGCGCGATGCCTGGAGGATGAGAGCATGCTGCAGGCCATCAGCAAAGCCAATCACAACAGCCGGTTTGTCTACGTCATGGATACCAGGCCCAAG ttGAATGCCATGGCCAACAGAGCAGCTGGTAAAGGCTATGAGAATGAAGATAACTACTCCAACATCCGCTTTCAGTTTGTGGGGATCGAGAACATCCACGTGATGAGGACCAGCCTACAGAAACTACTGGAAG tGGTGGGAACTCGTTCTCTGTCAGTGAATGACTACCTGCTGGGCTTGGAGAGCTCTGGTTGGCTACGACACGTCAAAGCTGTGGTAGACGCAGCCATCTTCCTCACCAAG GCAGTAACAGTAGAAGGAGCCAGTGTGTTGGTCCACTGTTCAGACGGCTGGGATCGGACAGCCCAGGTCTGCTCTCTGGGAGCTCTGCTCATGGACCCCTACTACCGCACCATCAAAGGCTTCATG GTCCTCATAGAGAAAGACTGGATCTCATTTGGACACAAGTTTGCAGACAGATGTGATCAGTTGGATGGTGAACCCAAGGAGGTGTCCCCCGTCTTCACACAGTTCCTGGAGTGTGTGTGGCAGCTCACAGAACAGTTCCCCCAG GCGTTTGAGttcagtgagtggctgctgctgcAGATCCATGAACATGTTCACTCCTGTCAGTACGGGAACTTCCTGGCCAACAACCAGAGGCGGAGAGAAGAGCTGCA ACTCAAAGACAGGACTCACTCTCTGTGGGCGTTTCTGTTGAGTGAGGGGCAGAACTACCTAAACCCCGCCTACTGCCACACCTACGCAGGGACACACCCTGTCCTAGAACCCTCCACCCTGCCCTGCCACCTCAA GTTCTGGAGGAATATGTACCACCAGTTTGATCGTTCCATGCACCCCCGTCAGTCTGTCCTGAAAAACGTTCTCACCCTGAAAGAGAGCAACCGCCAACTGGAGGACACAATAATGAAACTGGAGGCT aGACTACAGAAGCATGGCATCAGCCCCCCCACCCCAGACCCCCAGGCCCCCCCTAAAGACCAACGCACCCTCCTTAACCACACACGGCCCCACTCCCTCATCCTGGCAGCCCCCCTCAGCCTTAAGGAGGCGCAGCAtcaggaggaggtgggagaggaggcaAAAAAATGCTGCAGTGACACAGAGCGGACAGTAGAGGGAAGCAGTGGCTCAGAGCGCAAGGAGAGCTACGGAGACCTGCAGGGGACATACGGGGCTAAGGTGGAGCCCGCTGTGGTCAGCCTGGAGTTTGGAGTGGCCCGCATGACATGCTGA
- the LOC118369687 gene encoding myotubularin-related protein 6 isoform X2, with translation MEHIRTPKVEQVRLLDRFSNKSTSGTLHLTATHLIFVESNADAAQEIWILHHHIGSVEKLSLTTSGCPLVIQCRNFRVVHFVVQRERDCHDIYSSLLRLLRPVSYEELYAFSYNPKQNEQQREEGWQLIDLGAEFERMGVPCDQWQLTDVNRNYKICETYPRDLYVPITASKPIIVGSSKFRSKGRFPVLTYFYQEKKAAVCRCSQPLSGFSARCLEDESMLQAISKANHNSRFVYVMDTRPKVPNLDMAGYLLPQKYVDILSPSVCVNLPPSLQLNAMANRAAGKGYENEDNYSNIRFQFVGIENIHVMRTSLQKLLEVVGTRSLSVNDYLLGLESSGWLRHVKAVVDAAIFLTKAVTVEGASVLVHCSDGWDRTAQVCSLGALLMDPYYRTIKGFMVLIEKDWISFGHKFADRCDQLDGEPKEVSPVFTQFLECVWQLTEQFPQAFEFSEWLLLQIHEHVHSCQYGNFLANNQRRREELQLKDRTHSLWAFLLSEGQNYLNPAYCHTYAGTHPVLEPSTLPCHLKFWRNMYHQFDRSMHPRQSVLKNVLTLKESNRQLEDTIMKLEARLQKHGISPPTPDPQAPPKDQRTLLNHTRPHSLILAAPLSLKEAQHQEEVGEEAKKCCSDTERTVEGSSGSERKESYGDLQGTYGAKVEPAVVSLEFGVARMTC, from the exons GTGGAGCAGGTGCGTCTGTTGGATCGTTTCAGTAACAAGTCGACCAGCGGGACGCTGCACCTGACGGCTACACACCTCATCTTCGTGGAGAGCAATGCCGACGCCGCCCAGGAGATCTGG ATCCTGCACCACCACATCGGGTCAGTGGAGAAGCTGTCGTTGACCACCAGCGGTTGTCCCCTGGTCATCCAGTGTCGTAACTTCAGAGTGGTCCACTTTgtggtccagagagagagagactgtcacgACATCTACAGCTCACTGCTCAGACTGCTACGGCCAG tATCCTATGAGGAGCTCTATGCGTTCTCTTACAACCCCAAGCAGAAtgagcagcagagagaggagggctggcagCTCATTGACCTGGGGGCAGAGTTTGAGAGGATGGGCGTCCCCTGCGACCAATGGCAACTCACTGATGTCAACAGGAACTACAAG atatgtgagaCGTATCCCAGGGACCTGTATGTGCCCATCACAGCCAGTAAGCCCATCATCGTCGGCAGCTCCAAGTTCAGGAGCAAAGGACGCTTCCCTGTCCTCACATACTTCTACCAGGAGAAGAAG GCAGCGGTGTGTCGGTGCAGCCAGCCTCTCTCTGGGTTTAGCGCGCGATGCCTGGAGGATGAGAGCATGCTGCAGGCCATCAGCAAAGCCAATCACAACAGCCGGTTTGTCTACGTCATGGATACCAGGCCCAAGGTACCCAATCTCGACATGGCTGGCTATCTCCTCCCACAGAAGTATGTAGACATTCTCagtccctctgtgtgtgttaatcttcctccctctctgcagttGAATGCCATGGCCAACAGAGCAGCTGGTAAAGGCTATGAGAATGAAGATAACTACTCCAACATCCGCTTTCAGTTTGTGGGGATCGAGAACATCCACGTGATGAGGACCAGCCTACAGAAACTACTGGAAG tGGTGGGAACTCGTTCTCTGTCAGTGAATGACTACCTGCTGGGCTTGGAGAGCTCTGGTTGGCTACGACACGTCAAAGCTGTGGTAGACGCAGCCATCTTCCTCACCAAG GCAGTAACAGTAGAAGGAGCCAGTGTGTTGGTCCACTGTTCAGACGGCTGGGATCGGACAGCCCAGGTCTGCTCTCTGGGAGCTCTGCTCATGGACCCCTACTACCGCACCATCAAAGGCTTCATG GTCCTCATAGAGAAAGACTGGATCTCATTTGGACACAAGTTTGCAGACAGATGTGATCAGTTGGATGGTGAACCCAAGGAGGTGTCCCCCGTCTTCACACAGTTCCTGGAGTGTGTGTGGCAGCTCACAGAACAGTTCCCCCAG GCGTTTGAGttcagtgagtggctgctgctgcAGATCCATGAACATGTTCACTCCTGTCAGTACGGGAACTTCCTGGCCAACAACCAGAGGCGGAGAGAAGAGCTGCA ACTCAAAGACAGGACTCACTCTCTGTGGGCGTTTCTGTTGAGTGAGGGGCAGAACTACCTAAACCCCGCCTACTGCCACACCTACGCAGGGACACACCCTGTCCTAGAACCCTCCACCCTGCCCTGCCACCTCAA GTTCTGGAGGAATATGTACCACCAGTTTGATCGTTCCATGCACCCCCGTCAGTCTGTCCTGAAAAACGTTCTCACCCTGAAAGAGAGCAACCGCCAACTGGAGGACACAATAATGAAACTGGAGGCT aGACTACAGAAGCATGGCATCAGCCCCCCCACCCCAGACCCCCAGGCCCCCCCTAAAGACCAACGCACCCTCCTTAACCACACACGGCCCCACTCCCTCATCCTGGCAGCCCCCCTCAGCCTTAAGGAGGCGCAGCAtcaggaggaggtgggagaggaggcaAAAAAATGCTGCAGTGACACAGAGCGGACAGTAGAGGGAAGCAGTGGCTCAGAGCGCAAGGAGAGCTACGGAGACCTGCAGGGGACATACGGGGCTAAGGTGGAGCCCGCTGTGGTCAGCCTGGAGTTTGGAGTGGCCCGCATGACATGCTGA
- the LOC118369687 gene encoding myotubularin-related protein 6 isoform X3 encodes MEHIRTPKVEQVRLLDRFSNKSTSGTLHLTATHLIFVESNADAAQEIWILHHHIGSVEKLSLTTSGCPLVIQCRNFRVVHFVVQRERDCHDIYSSLLRLLRPVSYEELYAFSYNPKQNEQQREEGWQLIDLGAEFERMGVPCDQWQLTDVNRNYKICETYPRDLYVPITASKPIIVGSSKFRSKGRFPVLTYFYQEKKAAVCRCSQPLSGFSARCLEDESMLQAISKANHNSRFVYVMDTRPKLNAMANRAAGKGYENEDNYSNIRFQFVGIENIHVMRTSLQKLLEVVGTRSLSVNDYLLGLESSGWLRHVKAVVDAAIFLTKAVTVEGASVLVHCSDGWDRTAQVCSLGALLMDPYYRTIKGFMVLIEKDWISFGHKFADRCDQLDGEPKEVSPVFTQFLECVWQLTEQFPQAFEFSEWLLLQIHEHVHSCQYGNFLANNQRRREELQLKDRTHSLWAFLLSEGQNYLNPAYCHTYAGTHPVLEPSTLPCHLKFWRNMYHQFDRSMHPRQSVLKNVLTLKESNRQLEDTIMKLEARLQKHGISPPTPDPQAPPKDQRTLLNHTRPHSLILAAPLSLKEAQHQEEVGEEAKKCCSDTERTVEGSSGSERKESYGDLQGTYGAKVEPAVVSLEFGVARMTC; translated from the exons GTGGAGCAGGTGCGTCTGTTGGATCGTTTCAGTAACAAGTCGACCAGCGGGACGCTGCACCTGACGGCTACACACCTCATCTTCGTGGAGAGCAATGCCGACGCCGCCCAGGAGATCTGG ATCCTGCACCACCACATCGGGTCAGTGGAGAAGCTGTCGTTGACCACCAGCGGTTGTCCCCTGGTCATCCAGTGTCGTAACTTCAGAGTGGTCCACTTTgtggtccagagagagagagactgtcacgACATCTACAGCTCACTGCTCAGACTGCTACGGCCAG tATCCTATGAGGAGCTCTATGCGTTCTCTTACAACCCCAAGCAGAAtgagcagcagagagaggagggctggcagCTCATTGACCTGGGGGCAGAGTTTGAGAGGATGGGCGTCCCCTGCGACCAATGGCAACTCACTGATGTCAACAGGAACTACAAG atatgtgagaCGTATCCCAGGGACCTGTATGTGCCCATCACAGCCAGTAAGCCCATCATCGTCGGCAGCTCCAAGTTCAGGAGCAAAGGACGCTTCCCTGTCCTCACATACTTCTACCAGGAGAAGAAG GCAGCGGTGTGTCGGTGCAGCCAGCCTCTCTCTGGGTTTAGCGCGCGATGCCTGGAGGATGAGAGCATGCTGCAGGCCATCAGCAAAGCCAATCACAACAGCCGGTTTGTCTACGTCATGGATACCAGGCCCAAG ttGAATGCCATGGCCAACAGAGCAGCTGGTAAAGGCTATGAGAATGAAGATAACTACTCCAACATCCGCTTTCAGTTTGTGGGGATCGAGAACATCCACGTGATGAGGACCAGCCTACAGAAACTACTGGAAG tGGTGGGAACTCGTTCTCTGTCAGTGAATGACTACCTGCTGGGCTTGGAGAGCTCTGGTTGGCTACGACACGTCAAAGCTGTGGTAGACGCAGCCATCTTCCTCACCAAG GCAGTAACAGTAGAAGGAGCCAGTGTGTTGGTCCACTGTTCAGACGGCTGGGATCGGACAGCCCAGGTCTGCTCTCTGGGAGCTCTGCTCATGGACCCCTACTACCGCACCATCAAAGGCTTCATG GTCCTCATAGAGAAAGACTGGATCTCATTTGGACACAAGTTTGCAGACAGATGTGATCAGTTGGATGGTGAACCCAAGGAGGTGTCCCCCGTCTTCACACAGTTCCTGGAGTGTGTGTGGCAGCTCACAGAACAGTTCCCCCAG GCGTTTGAGttcagtgagtggctgctgctgcAGATCCATGAACATGTTCACTCCTGTCAGTACGGGAACTTCCTGGCCAACAACCAGAGGCGGAGAGAAGAGCTGCA ACTCAAAGACAGGACTCACTCTCTGTGGGCGTTTCTGTTGAGTGAGGGGCAGAACTACCTAAACCCCGCCTACTGCCACACCTACGCAGGGACACACCCTGTCCTAGAACCCTCCACCCTGCCCTGCCACCTCAA GTTCTGGAGGAATATGTACCACCAGTTTGATCGTTCCATGCACCCCCGTCAGTCTGTCCTGAAAAACGTTCTCACCCTGAAAGAGAGCAACCGCCAACTGGAGGACACAATAATGAAACTGGAGGCT aGACTACAGAAGCATGGCATCAGCCCCCCCACCCCAGACCCCCAGGCCCCCCCTAAAGACCAACGCACCCTCCTTAACCACACACGGCCCCACTCCCTCATCCTGGCAGCCCCCCTCAGCCTTAAGGAGGCGCAGCAtcaggaggaggtgggagaggaggcaAAAAAATGCTGCAGTGACACAGAGCGGACAGTAGAGGGAAGCAGTGGCTCAGAGCGCAAGGAGAGCTACGGAGACCTGCAGGGGACATACGGGGCTAAGGTGGAGCCCGCTGTGGTCAGCCTGGAGTTTGGAGTGGCCCGCATGACATGCTGA
- the LOC118369694 gene encoding APC membrane recruitment protein 2-like yields the protein MEVQSECIEPPPPPCDPQPPGKINKAAFKLFGKRRSGMAGFFSFRNKGVNRNGNSVNVNSVGATNELVRSKTHGGLTSLEPDGQRGEESGISEAGQVRSLSKSLSFFSLLRRGSVRVNENTGFGRRGRGLKGFFSSMKWRRKENVMVGEGEVTEVREGEVILTEEVKEITLTLEPQPRPLLEDHGSSEAEKNTESAGTSPSNNATTPLTQSIALTTNLSESLYTPSPSPLRTVLHSKPKTSISSVTAIPPLDQCDPHSEPSVDRLCSVLFTDVTSLKSFDSLTGCGDIIADAEEEGAGNGGGGVGSATSSSTSSGEGGGGGGVRSSINTHVTPSTSTSATASTPGPLPARARLMPSHSAPTQQPSGSGVVAYMGGGEEMASPDGVDDADMQGLWHMLPSRGENSPTFLRSNSHLAPPRGTERKFTQVKSLGLSKIPVVGGGGGGRVTKLPTHAACQTSSPNEKETKEEVPPQQDVPALRDEGYWDTPSATPTATPDNGFLRNQRLGLLCDSCSGDALYDLYNEELERSDDEEEDLMSTPSTSACEYKLSPLARTTPPFSSSSSSFHSMKGSTSLPRESKIPLSVRQTTPPHSVSQSALSFVHATAPPSDTPTHAPIPARTRIPVSKVPVRRPGNKAGNATQGPAPRK from the coding sequence ATGGAGGTTCAGTCAGAATGCATTGagcctcctccacctccatgcGATCCCCAGCCGCCAGGGAAGATCAACAAAGCAGCCTTCAAGCTGTTCGGAAAACGACGCTCCGGAATGGCTGGATTCTTCTCTTTCAGGAACAAAGGGGTCAACAGGAACGGGAATTCTGTGAATGTGAATTCTGTGGGGGCTACTAACGAGCTCGTCAGGAGTAAAACGCATGGCGGACTAACGAGCTTGGAACCAGacggacagagaggggaggagtccgGAATATCAGAGGCGGGACAGGTGAGGTCTCTCAGCAAATCACTGAGCTTCTTTTCGCTGCTCAGACGAGGAAGTGTGAGAGTCAATGAGAATACAGGGtttgggagaagggggaggggtttAAAAGGCTTCTTCAGTAGTATGAAATGGCGGCGGAAGGAGAACGTgatggtgggagagggggaggtaacggaggtgagagagggggaagtgatTCTAACAGAAGAAGTGAAAGAAATCACTCTGACCCTCGAACCCCAGCCCCGCCCGCTCCTGGAGGATCATGGTAGCTCGGAGGCTGAGAAAAACACAGAATCGGCAGGAACCTCTCCCTCCAACAACGCCACGACACCACTTACGCAATCAATCGCCTTGACGACAAACCTGTCAGAATCCCTCTATACgccatccccctcccctctccgcACCGTTCTCCACTCAAAACCCAAAACGTCAATTTCCTCTGTAACGGCCATCCCCCCTCTGGATCAGTGTGACCCCCACTCCGAACCCTCAGTGGACCGGCTCTGTTCAGTCCTCTTCACTGACGTCACTTCACTCAAGAGCTTCGATTCACTGACGGGGTGCGGTGACATCATCGCAGAcgcagaggaggagggggcaggaaacgggggaggaggagtaggaagtgCTACTAGCAGTAGCACTAGTagtggggaaggaggaggaggaggaggagtacgaAGCTCCATTAATACCCATGTCACCCCTTCTACCTCTACCTCCGCAACTGCCTCTACCCCTGGCCCCCTCCCTGCCAGAGCACGGTTGATGCCCTCTCACTCTGCCCCGACTCAGCAGCCCTCTGGCAGCGGCGTGGTGGCCTACATGGGGGGTGGGGAGGAGATGGCCAGCCCTGACGGGGTGGATGACGCAGACATGCAGGGGCTCTGGCACATGCTCCCCTCTAGGGGAGAAAACTCCCCCACTTTCCTCCGATCCAACTCTCACCTGGCTCCCCCGAGGGGTACAGAGCGGAAATTCACCCAGGTCAAGTCTCTGGGACTCAGCAAGATCCCTGtagtggggggaggagggggaggaagggtgaCTAAACTCCCCACTCACGCCGCTTGCCAAACCTCCTCTCCCAATGAGAAGGAGACTAAGGAGGAAGTCCCACCCCAACAGGATGTCCCGGCTCTTAGGGATGAGGGCTACTGGGATACGCCCTCTGCAACCCCCACGGCAACGCCTGACAACGGCTTCCTGCGGAACCAGAGGCTTGGCCTATTGTGTGACAGCTGCTCTGGCGATGCGCTCTACGACCTCTACAATGAGGAATTGGAAAGATCTGATGACGAGGAAGAAGATCTGATGAGTACTCCTTCCACCTCCGCATGTGAGTACAAACTCAGCCCTCTGGCCCGGActactcctcctttctcctcctcctcttcctctttccacTCGATGAAGGGAAGCACTAGCCTTCCCCGCGAGTCCAAAATCCCTCTTAGTGTCAGACAGACCACACCCCCTCACTCTGTGAGCCAATCAGCTCTTTCCTTTGTCCACGCAACCGCTCCTCCCTCTGACACACCCACCCATGCCCCTATCCCAGCCCGGACCAGAATCCCTGTCTCCAAGGTGCCAGTCCGTCGCCCTGGGAACAAGGCCGGCAACGCTACACAGGGGCCAGCCCCCAGGAAGTAG
- the LOC127916478 gene encoding protein phosphatase 1 regulatory subunit 35-like, with translation MRRNLRPAIPKSGETFTPIPKSGETITLSPKPEKPSPQSPNQGHPSAPQLRLSNLHPHPQIRSNLHPPSPNQEKPSPSVPKSGETFTPIPKSGVTFTLRPQIRSNLHPPSPNQE, from the exons ATGAG GAGAAACCTTCGCCCTGCAATCCCCAAATCAGGAGAAACCTTCACCCCAATCCCCAAATCAGGAGAAACCATCACCCTGTCCCCAAAGCCTGAGAAACCTTCACCCCAATCCCCAAATCAGGGCCACCCCTCCGCACCCCAACTCAGGCT GAGTAACCTTCACCCCCATCCCCAAATCAGGAGTAACCTTCACCCCCCATCCCCAAATCAGGAGAAACCTTCACCCTCCGTCCCCAAATCAGGAGAAACCTTCACCCCAATCCCCAAATCAGGAGTAACCTTCACCCTCCGTCCCCAAATCAGGAGTAACCTTCACCCTCCGTCCCCAAATCAGGAGTAA